A single window of Plectropomus leopardus isolate mb chromosome 12, YSFRI_Pleo_2.0, whole genome shotgun sequence DNA harbors:
- the zgc:92591 gene encoding zgc:92591, whose amino-acid sequence MTNDISKKKGKSSGEKKGKRKVKRRETYAMYIYKVLKQVHPDTGISSRAMSIMNSFVNDLFERIATEASRLAQYNKRSTITSREVQTAVRLLLPGELAKHAVSEGTKAVTKYTSSK is encoded by the exons atgactaacgATATATCTAAAAAGAAGGGGAAGAGTTCGGGTGAGAAAAAGggcaaaagaaaagtcaaaagaaGAGAGACTTATGCGATGTACATCTATAAAGTTTTGAAACAG GTGCATCCTGACACGGGGATTTCAAGCCGAGCCATGAGCATCATGAACTCCTTCGTGAATGATCTGTTTGAGAGGATTGCCACAGAGGCGTCCCGGCTGGCTCAGTACAATAAACGCTCTACCATCACCAGCAGAGAGGTGCAAACTGCGGTGAGACTGCTGCTGCCCGGGGAGCTGGCCAAACACGCCGTGTCTGAGGGAACCAAAGCTGTCACCAAGTACACCAGCTCCAAATGA